The proteins below are encoded in one region of Takifugu rubripes chromosome 1, fTakRub1.2, whole genome shotgun sequence:
- the aldh18a1 gene encoding delta-1-pyrroline-5-carboxylate synthase isoform X2: protein MLLQRLCTRSPLDLQRHVCRLLIRTPAAVLQGRANGSSFAYRSELRHAKRIVVKLGSAVVTRGDECGLALGRLASIVEQVAMLQNQGREMMIVTSGAVAFGKQRLRHEILLSQSVRQALHSGHNQLKDMALPVLEARACAAAGQSGLMALYEAMFTQYSTCTAQILVTNLDFHNDDKRQNLNSTLRELLRMNIVPIINTNDAVVSAPEPNSDLQGVISIKDNDSLAARLAVEMKADLLIALSDVEGLYDSPPGTDDAKLIDIFYPGDQQSITFGTKSRVGLGGMEAKVKAAVWALQSGTSVVIANGTHPKVTGHVITDIVEGKKVGTFFTEIKPAGPTVEQQTEVARSCGRTLASLHPGQRGEIICQLAELLTERKEEILAANKMDMDLAINAGSLSAALLKRLSLSPSKLNSLAIGLRQIAVAAQDSVGRVLRRTRVAHNLVLEQITVPIGVLLVIFEARPDCLPQVSALAIASGNALLLKGGKEAANTNRVLHQITQEALSMHGVTDAVQLVSTREEVEDLCRLDKMIDLIIPRGSSQLVREIQRAAKGIPVLGHSEGICHVYIDTEADIDKVIKIVRDSKCDYPAACNSMETLLIHRDVLRTPLFDQIIDMLRTEQVKIHAGPQFASYLTFSPSEAKSLRTEYSDLECCLEVVDSMQDAVDHIHKYGSFHTDTIITENEDTAEKFLHQVDSACVFWNASSRFADGYRFGLGAEVGISTARIHARGPVGLEGLLTSKWVLRGDGHTAADFSDHGTMTYLHENLPVGEPLAGQKDASDIRSEDSFAGLGYLIAFWQEVGTFLKAFWGRPIRRTPGD from the exons ATGCTTCTTCAAAGACTGTGCACAAGGAGCCCGCTGGACCTCCAGAGACACGTATGCAGGTTGCTCATCAGAACGCCGGCAGCAG TTCTGCAAGGGAGAGCAAATGGAAGCTCCTTTGCGTACCGCAGCGAACTCCGTCATGCTAAAAGGATCGTGGTCAAACTGGGAAGCGCTGTGGTCACCCGAGGCGATGAATGTGGCCTGGCTCTGGGGAGGCTGGCCTCAATTGTGGAGCAG GTGGCCATGTTGCAGAACCAAGGCAGGGAAATGATGATTGTCACCAGTGGAGCAGTGGCCTTTGGCAAGCAGCGACTGAGACATGAGATCCTGCTGTCCCAGAGTGTCAGACAGGCGCTGCATTCAGGTCACAATCAACTCAAAGATATG GCTCTGCCAGTGTTGGAGGCTCGGGCCtgcgctgcagctggacagagtGGTCTCATGGCTTTGTATGAGGCCATGTTTACCCAGTATAGCACGTGTACTGCGCAG ATCCTGGTGACTAATCTGGATTTCCACAATGATGACAAGAGGCAGAACCTGAACAGCACCTTGCGGGAGCTGCTGCGCATGAACATCGTGCCCATCATCAACACCAACGATGCTGTGGTGTCCGCTCCAGAGCCCAATAGCGACCTGCAGGGG GTGATTAGCATTAAGGACAACGACAGTCTGGCTGCACGGCTCGCTGTAGAAATGAAGGCTGACCTGCTCATCGCACTGTCTGACGTGGAGG GCCTCTATGACAGCCCTCCGGGAACAGACGATGCCAAGTTGATTGACATCTTCTACCCTGGGGACCAGCAGTCCATCACTTTCGGCACAAAGTCCAGAGTTGGTCTTGGGGGAATGGAGGCCAAA GTAAAAGCGGCTGTTTGGGCCTTGCAAAGTGGCACCTCTGTGGTCATTGCAAATGGAACCCACCCCAAAGTTACAGGTCATGTCATCACTGACATTGTAGAGGGTAAGAAGGTGGGAACCTTCTTTACGGAGATCAAACCTGCAG GTCCCACTGTGGAGCAGCAGACAGAAGTGGCACGTAGCTGCGGACGGACTCTTGCGTCTTTGCACCCAGGCCAG AGGGGGGAGATTATCTGTCAGTTAGCCGAGCTGTTGActgaaagaaaggaagagattCTGGCTGCTAACAAGATGGATATGGATCTGGCCATAAATGCAG GCTCTTTATCAGCAGCCCTGCTAAAGCGCCTGAGCTTGTCACCATCTAAACTCAACAGCTTGGCCATTGGTCTACGTCAGATAGCGGTGGCTGCACAGGACAGCGTGGGGCGTGTGCTGCGCAGGACGAGGGTGGCTCATAACCTCGTTCTGGAGCAGATCACTGTGCCCATTGGGGTTCTTCTGGTTATCTTTGAGGCTAGGCCTGACTGCCTTCCTCAG GTGTCGGCATTAGCTATAGCCAGTGGCAATGCCCTCCTTCTGAAAGGAGGCAAAGAGGCTGCCAACACCAACCGGGTTCTCCACCAAATCACCCAGGAAGCTCTTTCCATGCACGGAGTCACAGATGCTGTTCAACTG GTGAGCACTCGTGAAGAGGTAGAGGATCTGTGCCGACTGGACAAGATGATCGACTTGATTATTCCCCGCGGTTCATCCCAGTTGGTGCGGGAAATTCAACGGGCAGCCAAAGGTATCCCGGTCCTTGGCCATAGTGAGGGAATCTGCCACGTCTACATCGATACGGAGGCTGACATTGACAAAGTCATCAAAATAG TCAGAGATTCCAAGTGTGACTACCCCGCTGCATGTAATTCCATGGAAACTCTGCTGATCCACAGGGATGTCCTCAGGACCCCCCTGTTTGACCAGATCATTGACATGCTGCGTACTGAGCAG GTAAAGATTCATGCAGGCCCTCAATTTGCGTCCTATTTGACATTTAGTCCGTCTGAGGCAAAGTCCCTACGGACAGAATACAGCGACCTGGAGTGTTGCTTGGAGGTGGTGGACAGCATGCAGGATGCAGTGGATCATATTCACAAGTATGGCAGCTTCCACACAGACACTATCATCACAGAAAATG AGGATACGGCAGAGAAGTTCTTACATCAGGTGGACAGTGCTTGTGTTTTCTGGAACGCAAGTTCACGTTTTGCTGATGGCTACCGATTTGGACTGG GAGCGGAAGTTGGCATCAGCACAGCTCGCATCCATGCCCGCGGTCCAGTGGGCCTGGAGGGACTGCTCACCTCCAAGTGGGTCCTAAGAGGTGACGGGCACACGGCGGCGGATTTCTCCGATCACGGCACAATGACATATCTTCATGAAAACCTGCCTGTAGGGGAGCCTCTCGCTGGACAGAAAGACG CCTCAGATATCAGATCGGAGGACTCGTTTGCTGGGTTGGGATACCTGATTGCCTTCTGGCAGGAGGTTGGCACCTTTTTGAAGGCTTTCTGGGGGCGTCCAATTCGTAGGACACCTGGAGATTGA
- the aldh18a1 gene encoding delta-1-pyrroline-5-carboxylate synthase isoform X1, with translation MLLQRLCTRSPLDLQRHVCRLLIRTPAAVLQGRANGSSFAYRSELRHAKRIVVKLGSAVVTRGDECGLALGRLASIVEQVAMLQNQGREMMIVTSGAVAFGKQRLRHEILLSQSVRQALHSGHNQLKDMALPVLEARACAAAGQSGLMALYEAMFTQYSTCTAQILVTNLDFHNDDKRQNLNSTLRELLRMNIVPIINTNDAVVSAPEPNSDLQGVNVISIKDNDSLAARLAVEMKADLLIALSDVEGLYDSPPGTDDAKLIDIFYPGDQQSITFGTKSRVGLGGMEAKVKAAVWALQSGTSVVIANGTHPKVTGHVITDIVEGKKVGTFFTEIKPAGPTVEQQTEVARSCGRTLASLHPGQRGEIICQLAELLTERKEEILAANKMDMDLAINAGSLSAALLKRLSLSPSKLNSLAIGLRQIAVAAQDSVGRVLRRTRVAHNLVLEQITVPIGVLLVIFEARPDCLPQVSALAIASGNALLLKGGKEAANTNRVLHQITQEALSMHGVTDAVQLVSTREEVEDLCRLDKMIDLIIPRGSSQLVREIQRAAKGIPVLGHSEGICHVYIDTEADIDKVIKIVRDSKCDYPAACNSMETLLIHRDVLRTPLFDQIIDMLRTEQVKIHAGPQFASYLTFSPSEAKSLRTEYSDLECCLEVVDSMQDAVDHIHKYGSFHTDTIITENEDTAEKFLHQVDSACVFWNASSRFADGYRFGLGAEVGISTARIHARGPVGLEGLLTSKWVLRGDGHTAADFSDHGTMTYLHENLPVGEPLAGQKDASDIRSEDSFAGLGYLIAFWQEVGTFLKAFWGRPIRRTPGD, from the exons ATGCTTCTTCAAAGACTGTGCACAAGGAGCCCGCTGGACCTCCAGAGACACGTATGCAGGTTGCTCATCAGAACGCCGGCAGCAG TTCTGCAAGGGAGAGCAAATGGAAGCTCCTTTGCGTACCGCAGCGAACTCCGTCATGCTAAAAGGATCGTGGTCAAACTGGGAAGCGCTGTGGTCACCCGAGGCGATGAATGTGGCCTGGCTCTGGGGAGGCTGGCCTCAATTGTGGAGCAG GTGGCCATGTTGCAGAACCAAGGCAGGGAAATGATGATTGTCACCAGTGGAGCAGTGGCCTTTGGCAAGCAGCGACTGAGACATGAGATCCTGCTGTCCCAGAGTGTCAGACAGGCGCTGCATTCAGGTCACAATCAACTCAAAGATATG GCTCTGCCAGTGTTGGAGGCTCGGGCCtgcgctgcagctggacagagtGGTCTCATGGCTTTGTATGAGGCCATGTTTACCCAGTATAGCACGTGTACTGCGCAG ATCCTGGTGACTAATCTGGATTTCCACAATGATGACAAGAGGCAGAACCTGAACAGCACCTTGCGGGAGCTGCTGCGCATGAACATCGTGCCCATCATCAACACCAACGATGCTGTGGTGTCCGCTCCAGAGCCCAATAGCGACCTGCAGGGGGTAAAT GTGATTAGCATTAAGGACAACGACAGTCTGGCTGCACGGCTCGCTGTAGAAATGAAGGCTGACCTGCTCATCGCACTGTCTGACGTGGAGG GCCTCTATGACAGCCCTCCGGGAACAGACGATGCCAAGTTGATTGACATCTTCTACCCTGGGGACCAGCAGTCCATCACTTTCGGCACAAAGTCCAGAGTTGGTCTTGGGGGAATGGAGGCCAAA GTAAAAGCGGCTGTTTGGGCCTTGCAAAGTGGCACCTCTGTGGTCATTGCAAATGGAACCCACCCCAAAGTTACAGGTCATGTCATCACTGACATTGTAGAGGGTAAGAAGGTGGGAACCTTCTTTACGGAGATCAAACCTGCAG GTCCCACTGTGGAGCAGCAGACAGAAGTGGCACGTAGCTGCGGACGGACTCTTGCGTCTTTGCACCCAGGCCAG AGGGGGGAGATTATCTGTCAGTTAGCCGAGCTGTTGActgaaagaaaggaagagattCTGGCTGCTAACAAGATGGATATGGATCTGGCCATAAATGCAG GCTCTTTATCAGCAGCCCTGCTAAAGCGCCTGAGCTTGTCACCATCTAAACTCAACAGCTTGGCCATTGGTCTACGTCAGATAGCGGTGGCTGCACAGGACAGCGTGGGGCGTGTGCTGCGCAGGACGAGGGTGGCTCATAACCTCGTTCTGGAGCAGATCACTGTGCCCATTGGGGTTCTTCTGGTTATCTTTGAGGCTAGGCCTGACTGCCTTCCTCAG GTGTCGGCATTAGCTATAGCCAGTGGCAATGCCCTCCTTCTGAAAGGAGGCAAAGAGGCTGCCAACACCAACCGGGTTCTCCACCAAATCACCCAGGAAGCTCTTTCCATGCACGGAGTCACAGATGCTGTTCAACTG GTGAGCACTCGTGAAGAGGTAGAGGATCTGTGCCGACTGGACAAGATGATCGACTTGATTATTCCCCGCGGTTCATCCCAGTTGGTGCGGGAAATTCAACGGGCAGCCAAAGGTATCCCGGTCCTTGGCCATAGTGAGGGAATCTGCCACGTCTACATCGATACGGAGGCTGACATTGACAAAGTCATCAAAATAG TCAGAGATTCCAAGTGTGACTACCCCGCTGCATGTAATTCCATGGAAACTCTGCTGATCCACAGGGATGTCCTCAGGACCCCCCTGTTTGACCAGATCATTGACATGCTGCGTACTGAGCAG GTAAAGATTCATGCAGGCCCTCAATTTGCGTCCTATTTGACATTTAGTCCGTCTGAGGCAAAGTCCCTACGGACAGAATACAGCGACCTGGAGTGTTGCTTGGAGGTGGTGGACAGCATGCAGGATGCAGTGGATCATATTCACAAGTATGGCAGCTTCCACACAGACACTATCATCACAGAAAATG AGGATACGGCAGAGAAGTTCTTACATCAGGTGGACAGTGCTTGTGTTTTCTGGAACGCAAGTTCACGTTTTGCTGATGGCTACCGATTTGGACTGG GAGCGGAAGTTGGCATCAGCACAGCTCGCATCCATGCCCGCGGTCCAGTGGGCCTGGAGGGACTGCTCACCTCCAAGTGGGTCCTAAGAGGTGACGGGCACACGGCGGCGGATTTCTCCGATCACGGCACAATGACATATCTTCATGAAAACCTGCCTGTAGGGGAGCCTCTCGCTGGACAGAAAGACG CCTCAGATATCAGATCGGAGGACTCGTTTGCTGGGTTGGGATACCTGATTGCCTTCTGGCAGGAGGTTGGCACCTTTTTGAAGGCTTTCTGGGGGCGTCCAATTCGTAGGACACCTGGAGATTGA
- the aldh18a1 gene encoding delta-1-pyrroline-5-carboxylate synthase isoform X4: MLQNQGREMMIVTSGAVAFGKQRLRHEILLSQSVRQALHSGHNQLKDMALPVLEARACAAAGQSGLMALYEAMFTQYSTCTAQILVTNLDFHNDDKRQNLNSTLRELLRMNIVPIINTNDAVVSAPEPNSDLQGVNVISIKDNDSLAARLAVEMKADLLIALSDVEGLYDSPPGTDDAKLIDIFYPGDQQSITFGTKSRVGLGGMEAKVKAAVWALQSGTSVVIANGTHPKVTGHVITDIVEGKKVGTFFTEIKPAGPTVEQQTEVARSCGRTLASLHPGQRGEIICQLAELLTERKEEILAANKMDMDLAINAGSLSAALLKRLSLSPSKLNSLAIGLRQIAVAAQDSVGRVLRRTRVAHNLVLEQITVPIGVLLVIFEARPDCLPQVSALAIASGNALLLKGGKEAANTNRVLHQITQEALSMHGVTDAVQLVSTREEVEDLCRLDKMIDLIIPRGSSQLVREIQRAAKGIPVLGHSEGICHVYIDTEADIDKVIKIVRDSKCDYPAACNSMETLLIHRDVLRTPLFDQIIDMLRTEQVKIHAGPQFASYLTFSPSEAKSLRTEYSDLECCLEVVDSMQDAVDHIHKYGSFHTDTIITENEDTAEKFLHQVDSACVFWNASSRFADGYRFGLGAEVGISTARIHARGPVGLEGLLTSKWVLRGDGHTAADFSDHGTMTYLHENLPVGEPLAGQKDASDIRSEDSFAGLGYLIAFWQEVGTFLKAFWGRPIRRTPGD, from the exons ATGTTGCAGAACCAAGGCAGGGAAATGATGATTGTCACCAGTGGAGCAGTGGCCTTTGGCAAGCAGCGACTGAGACATGAGATCCTGCTGTCCCAGAGTGTCAGACAGGCGCTGCATTCAGGTCACAATCAACTCAAAGATATG GCTCTGCCAGTGTTGGAGGCTCGGGCCtgcgctgcagctggacagagtGGTCTCATGGCTTTGTATGAGGCCATGTTTACCCAGTATAGCACGTGTACTGCGCAG ATCCTGGTGACTAATCTGGATTTCCACAATGATGACAAGAGGCAGAACCTGAACAGCACCTTGCGGGAGCTGCTGCGCATGAACATCGTGCCCATCATCAACACCAACGATGCTGTGGTGTCCGCTCCAGAGCCCAATAGCGACCTGCAGGGGGTAAAT GTGATTAGCATTAAGGACAACGACAGTCTGGCTGCACGGCTCGCTGTAGAAATGAAGGCTGACCTGCTCATCGCACTGTCTGACGTGGAGG GCCTCTATGACAGCCCTCCGGGAACAGACGATGCCAAGTTGATTGACATCTTCTACCCTGGGGACCAGCAGTCCATCACTTTCGGCACAAAGTCCAGAGTTGGTCTTGGGGGAATGGAGGCCAAA GTAAAAGCGGCTGTTTGGGCCTTGCAAAGTGGCACCTCTGTGGTCATTGCAAATGGAACCCACCCCAAAGTTACAGGTCATGTCATCACTGACATTGTAGAGGGTAAGAAGGTGGGAACCTTCTTTACGGAGATCAAACCTGCAG GTCCCACTGTGGAGCAGCAGACAGAAGTGGCACGTAGCTGCGGACGGACTCTTGCGTCTTTGCACCCAGGCCAG AGGGGGGAGATTATCTGTCAGTTAGCCGAGCTGTTGActgaaagaaaggaagagattCTGGCTGCTAACAAGATGGATATGGATCTGGCCATAAATGCAG GCTCTTTATCAGCAGCCCTGCTAAAGCGCCTGAGCTTGTCACCATCTAAACTCAACAGCTTGGCCATTGGTCTACGTCAGATAGCGGTGGCTGCACAGGACAGCGTGGGGCGTGTGCTGCGCAGGACGAGGGTGGCTCATAACCTCGTTCTGGAGCAGATCACTGTGCCCATTGGGGTTCTTCTGGTTATCTTTGAGGCTAGGCCTGACTGCCTTCCTCAG GTGTCGGCATTAGCTATAGCCAGTGGCAATGCCCTCCTTCTGAAAGGAGGCAAAGAGGCTGCCAACACCAACCGGGTTCTCCACCAAATCACCCAGGAAGCTCTTTCCATGCACGGAGTCACAGATGCTGTTCAACTG GTGAGCACTCGTGAAGAGGTAGAGGATCTGTGCCGACTGGACAAGATGATCGACTTGATTATTCCCCGCGGTTCATCCCAGTTGGTGCGGGAAATTCAACGGGCAGCCAAAGGTATCCCGGTCCTTGGCCATAGTGAGGGAATCTGCCACGTCTACATCGATACGGAGGCTGACATTGACAAAGTCATCAAAATAG TCAGAGATTCCAAGTGTGACTACCCCGCTGCATGTAATTCCATGGAAACTCTGCTGATCCACAGGGATGTCCTCAGGACCCCCCTGTTTGACCAGATCATTGACATGCTGCGTACTGAGCAG GTAAAGATTCATGCAGGCCCTCAATTTGCGTCCTATTTGACATTTAGTCCGTCTGAGGCAAAGTCCCTACGGACAGAATACAGCGACCTGGAGTGTTGCTTGGAGGTGGTGGACAGCATGCAGGATGCAGTGGATCATATTCACAAGTATGGCAGCTTCCACACAGACACTATCATCACAGAAAATG AGGATACGGCAGAGAAGTTCTTACATCAGGTGGACAGTGCTTGTGTTTTCTGGAACGCAAGTTCACGTTTTGCTGATGGCTACCGATTTGGACTGG GAGCGGAAGTTGGCATCAGCACAGCTCGCATCCATGCCCGCGGTCCAGTGGGCCTGGAGGGACTGCTCACCTCCAAGTGGGTCCTAAGAGGTGACGGGCACACGGCGGCGGATTTCTCCGATCACGGCACAATGACATATCTTCATGAAAACCTGCCTGTAGGGGAGCCTCTCGCTGGACAGAAAGACG CCTCAGATATCAGATCGGAGGACTCGTTTGCTGGGTTGGGATACCTGATTGCCTTCTGGCAGGAGGTTGGCACCTTTTTGAAGGCTTTCTGGGGGCGTCCAATTCGTAGGACACCTGGAGATTGA
- the crygmxl2 gene encoding crystallin, gamma MX, like 2 isoform X1, protein MGKIIFYEGRSFQGRHWECNTDCMDTFRHFNCCNSIRVSGGHWVAYEKPFYMGYQYILGPGEYPDYHSWMGFNNCVRSCQMLSPYRGSYKMRIYNRPDLMGNMMEFMDDCPNVYERFRYSDIYSCNILEGFWIFYEHPNYKGRQYFLRPGEYRACGDWGCHNPMVGSFRRIRTLM, encoded by the exons ATGGGAAAG ATTATTTTCTATGAAGGGCGTAGCTTCCAAGGCCGTCACTGGGAGTGCAACACTGACTGCATGGACACCTTTAGGCACTTCAACTGTTGCAACTCCATCCGTGTCAGTGGTGGGCACTGGGTGGCCTATGAGAAGCCTTTCTACATGGGTTACCAGTACATTCTTGGCCCTGGAGAGTACCCCGACTACCACAGCTGGATGGGCTTCAACAACTGTGTGCGCTCCTGCCAGATGCTCTCCCCT TACAGAGGATCCTACAAGATGAGGATCTACAACAGGCCTGACCTAATGGGAAACATGATGGAGTTCATGGATGACTGCCCCAACGTGTACGAGCGCTTCCGCTACAGTGATATTTACTCCTGCAACATTTTGGAAGGTTTCTGGATCTTCTACGAGCATCCCAACTACAAGGGACGACAGTATTTCCTGCGCCCTGGCGAGTACAGGGCCTGTGGTGACTGGGGCTGCCACAATCCCATGGTTGGCTCATTCAGACGGATTCGGACTCTCATGTAA
- the crygmxl2 gene encoding crystallin, gamma MX, like 2 isoform X2, translated as MDTFRHFNCCNSIRVSGGHWVAYEKPFYMGYQYILGPGEYPDYHSWMGFNNCVRSCQMLSPYRGSYKMRIYNRPDLMGNMMEFMDDCPNVYERFRYSDIYSCNILEGFWIFYEHPNYKGRQYFLRPGEYRACGDWGCHNPMVGSFRRIRTLM; from the exons ATGGACACCTTTAGGCACTTCAACTGTTGCAACTCCATCCGTGTCAGTGGTGGGCACTGGGTGGCCTATGAGAAGCCTTTCTACATGGGTTACCAGTACATTCTTGGCCCTGGAGAGTACCCCGACTACCACAGCTGGATGGGCTTCAACAACTGTGTGCGCTCCTGCCAGATGCTCTCCCCT TACAGAGGATCCTACAAGATGAGGATCTACAACAGGCCTGACCTAATGGGAAACATGATGGAGTTCATGGATGACTGCCCCAACGTGTACGAGCGCTTCCGCTACAGTGATATTTACTCCTGCAACATTTTGGAAGGTTTCTGGATCTTCTACGAGCATCCCAACTACAAGGGACGACAGTATTTCCTGCGCCCTGGCGAGTACAGGGCCTGTGGTGACTGGGGCTGCCACAATCCCATGGTTGGCTCATTCAGACGGATTCGGACTCTCATGTAA
- the crygmx gene encoding crystallin, gamma MX — protein MAKIIFYEDRNFQGRHYECSSDCPEMQNHFSRCNSIRVESGCWVAYEKPNYGGYQYMLHKGEYPDYQRWAGFNDCIRSCRMVPPYNGNYRMKIFERSDFAGQNLELMEDCPNLHERFHTRDISSANVLEGYWMLHEHPNYRGRQYFLRPGEYRRHSEWGSSSSTFGSLRRVTDLN, from the exons ATGGCCAAG ATTATCTTCTACGAAGACAGGAACTTCCAGGGCCGTCACTATGAATGCAGCAGTGACTGTCCCGAGATGCAAAACCACTTCAGCCGCTGTAACTCCATAAGAGTGGAGAGCGGCTGCTGGGTGGCCTACGAGAAACCCAACTATGGCGGATATCAGTACATGTTGCACAAGGGCGAGTACCCCGATTACCAGCGCTGGGCGGGCTTCAACGACTGCATCCGCTCCTGCCGCATGGTGCCACCT TATAATGGGAACTACAGGATGAAAATCTTTGAGCGCTCTGACTTTGCGGGTCAGAacctggagctgatggaagacTGCCCCAACCTTCACGAGCGTTTCCACACCCGTGACATCTCCTCCGCAAATGTCCTGGAGGGCTACTGGATGCTGCACGAACACCCCAATTACCGAGGACGCCAGTACTTCCTGCGTCCTGGGGAGTACAGGAGGCACAGCGAGTGGGGGAGCTCCAGCTCTACCTTCGGTTCTCTGAGGCGGGTCACTGATCTTAACTGA